A genomic stretch from Anaerococcus mediterraneensis includes:
- the tsaE gene encoding tRNA (adenosine(37)-N6)-threonylcarbamoyltransferase complex ATPase subunit type 1 TsaE produces the protein MIIENLDDLKKFAYKLAPLLEESDLISLVGDMGAGKTTLMTYICSYFGIDDSSSPTFAIVNIYEGDKTIYHLDLYRFDDPDDILDIDFETYFYPDHAISFIEWAENAGDYLPEDLIEIRIDKLDNGRREITIGGKSERSREINELLSN, from the coding sequence ATGATTATAGAAAATTTAGATGACTTAAAAAAATTCGCATATAAATTGGCACCCCTTCTAGAAGAATCAGATCTTATCAGCCTAGTAGGGGATATGGGCGCAGGCAAGACCACGCTTATGACTTATATATGCTCATATTTTGGTATAGATGATTCATCATCGCCAACTTTTGCCATTGTAAATATCTACGAGGGGGATAAGACAATCTACCATTTGGATCTTTATAGGTTTGATGACCCTGATGATATTTTGGATATAGATTTTGAAACCTATTTTTATCCAGACCATGCCATAAGCTTTATAGAGTGGGCAGAAAATGCAGGAGATTACCTGCCAGAGGACCTGATAGAAATAAGGATAGACAAGCTTGATAATGGCCGCAGAGAAATAACTATCGGCGGGAAAAGTGAAAGAAGTAGAGAGATAAATGAATTACTTAGCAATTGA
- the tsaB gene encoding tRNA (adenosine(37)-N6)-threonylcarbamoyltransferase complex dimerization subunit type 1 TsaB, whose amino-acid sequence MNYLAIDTSTMISTVTVADEKEILGDFNVNQAKTHSESLVPMVEILLELLGMEISDIDKFVIASGPGSFTGLRIGMTIAKTLAQATKKEIIPISTLAAMAAGSTSTRARLALLDARSTRVYGALFDENLEEIIPENLYEIDDLARLVNEKGLEIEMIGLLNDKYYDKFENAVNASININNCIGKNLIRLAQSEKYKPVPIFELGPNYLRKSQAERELDKK is encoded by the coding sequence ATGAATTACTTAGCAATTGATACATCTACCATGATCTCAACTGTGACTGTGGCAGATGAAAAAGAGATTTTGGGAGATTTTAATGTCAACCAAGCCAAAACTCATTCAGAAAGCCTAGTACCTATGGTAGAAATTTTGCTAGAGCTTTTGGGGATGGAGATTTCTGATATAGATAAATTTGTGATAGCAAGTGGACCTGGTTCCTTTACCGGCCTTAGGATAGGCATGACCATAGCCAAAACCCTAGCCCAAGCTACAAAAAAAGAGATAATACCAATATCAACCCTAGCTGCCATGGCGGCAGGATCGACTTCTACTAGGGCAAGGCTAGCTCTTTTAGATGCTAGGTCTACCAGGGTTTATGGGGCACTTTTTGATGAAAACCTAGAAGAAATCATCCCTGAAAATCTTTATGAAATAGATGATCTAGCAAGGCTAGTCAATGAAAAAGGCCTAGAGATTGAAATGATTGGTCTTTTAAATGATAAATATTATGATAAATTTGAAAATGCAGTCAATGCTTCTATAAATATTAATAATTGTATAGGCAAAAATCTGATAAGACTTGCCCAGAGCGAGAAATATAAGCCTGTCCCAATTTTTGAGCTTGGACCAAATTATCTGAGAAAAAGCCAGGCGGAAAGGGAGCTTGAT